One Dictyostelium discoideum AX4 chromosome 3 chromosome, whole genome shotgun sequence genomic region harbors:
- a CDS encoding hypothetical protein (Similar to Dictyostelium discoideum (Slime mold). Hypothetical 127.0 kDa protein), with translation MVNKLKFIILTNDICSGKEFGDTTLDNSNYIKLQVSSNSIYGRFLKRGIVDGKTVAVTNELLDSKLNSISNENNVQSYIGIVVGQYETSVTIDPDFSLLLDNQAVNSNSPNSICSSSESSLTKSQLAGIIVGSIVFFIVLVIIVGIILFSKSVRIRIIIYKIFKKSKKSY, from the coding sequence atggTGAACAAGTTAAAATTCATTATATTGACAAATGATATTTGTTCAGGTAAAGAATTTGGTGATACAACATTagataattcaaattatattaaactTCAAGTTTCAAGTAATAGTATTTATGGTAGATTCTTAAAACGTGGTATTGTTGATGGTAAAACAGTGGCAGTCACCAATGAATTATtagattcaaaattaaattcaatatcaaatgaaaataatgtaCAATCATATATTGGTATTGTGGTTGGTCAATATGAAACCTCTGTAACTATAGATCCTGATTTTTCACTTTTATTAGATAATCAAGCTGTAAATTCTAATTCTCCAAATTCAATTTGCTCATCATCCGAATCATCTTTAACCAAAAGTCAACTAGCTGGTATTATTGTCGGTTCTATTGTATTTTTCATTGTTTTAGTTATAATTGTTGGAATAATTCTCTTCTCAAAATCAGTGCGTATtagaatcattatttataaaatcttcaaaaaatcaaaaaagtcttattga
- a CDS encoding hypothetical protein (Similar to Dictyostelium discoideum (Slime mold). hypothetical 127.0 kDa protein) produces the protein MSLIFFLEFSINIEIIQEVTWSIVHKYSSIVNLNGLLDSTIINLLDNGDDGELFELISLGKNYYRILYYEGYFISRLLKTKWDISFNNSGTNITISTPYNITKFKNSEEINELVQFPKDGTCKVLNIFGSVIKFKSTSSLQRPVNPLVLNNNILISSLPRPISGSIGNITYIDYLSVLYSYLQYYTLYKQKDDSTLQTIQIPTNYTSIDFNFTYDSQWYTYFSGGGGGNRESENEYKVFPFGFSSGNNLNYTMKMSVPNRGFSSQQYFILQMTDYGGSNGLALQVSHSNLINNNNNNNFIPTLNEFDTIYLNNFNYLIRFTISDTYGLNFIQVNIDNKIIKFYVESLVFGDIKNGVFEIFYDVIKYGSTSNSYYFYNHLDKSSLFNQNQPFSIETPNLRINLPTIEQNVNYLKDVKDISFMFNDVDITDQIVDNIMYFSFNNIDNYKNLPIRFTLIDPRTLQDSDFYNGINFEVFNTLNSVYSFAIWDEINSRFYIKFKIPANTSPGVLDWMLVFNKENHFLNTQLPDEYQLRIDNTKFDSYGPIVTIIVKYQDHSLTTTLGWLFTIEDEINGFKDGYVTIRGSVDSSLYNYTLELSDMVVGSGDKWKGDYIISIPYILNDFVFQNYEIYYAVLIDSFGNRNKYYKRQTNFDLNPPNYKDSSANPFINYLNDMSILQVSTLNMCNQIDSPLPELKRFWVSRSSIDVGSLDRLITFDFDAHDLDGLKDDQYPIVYITDMNSRIHECISTIVTKNRTDIEYTCTMEVPIGFSHCNQLFYQILLLFSQKFIILITRYQLQLQHQHPLKLKLQLQLKHQHQLINLKFV, from the exons atgtcactaatcttttttttagaatttagcATTAACATTGAAATAATTCAAGAAGTAACATGGAGTATAGTACATAAATATTcatcaattgtaaatttaaatggtttATTAGATtcaactattattaatttacttgataatggtgatgatggagaattatttgaattaatatcacttggtaaaaattattatagaaTTCTATATTATGAaggttattttatttcaagattattaaaaactaaatGGGATATATCTTTTAACAATTCTGGTACAAATATTACAATTTCAACACCATATAATATAACAA aatttaaaaatagtgaAGAGATTAATGAATTAGTTCAATTTCCAAAAGATGGAACTtgtaaagttttaaatatttttggaagtgttataaaatttaaatcaacatcatcattacAAAGACCAGTTAATCcattagttttaaataacAACATCTTAATATCATCTTTACCAAGACCAATATCTGGATCAATTGGTAATATCACTTACATTGATTACCTTTCAGTTTTATATAgttatttacaatattatACCCTTTATAAACAAAAAGATGATTCAACATTACAAACTATTCAAATTCCAACAAACTATACaagtat tgattttaatttcacaTATGATTCTCAATGGTATACCTATTTTAGTGGAGGAGGAGGAGGTAATAGAGAATCTGAGAATGAATACAAAGTATTTCCATTTGGATTTTCAAGtggaaataatttaaactaCACTATGAAAATGTCTGTTCCAAATCGTGGTTTTTCAAGTCaacaatattttattttgcaAATGACAGATTATGGTGGTAGTAATGGTTTGGCATTACAAGTTTcacattcaaatttaatcaataataataataataataatttcataccaactttaaatgaatttgatactatttatttaaataattttaattatttaattagatTTACAATATCAGATACATATGGtttgaattttattcaagtcaatattgataataaaataattaaattttatgtaGAGTCATTGGTTTttggtgatattaaaaatggtgTTTTCGAAATATTTTATGATGTCATTAAATATGGTTCAACAAGTaattcatattatttttataatcatttaGATAAGTCATCGTTATTTAACCAAAATCAACCTTTCTCTATTGAAACTCCAAATTTAAGAATTAATTTACCAACTATAGAACAaa atgttaattatttaaaagatgtAAAAGATATTTCTTTTATGTTTAATGATGTTGATATTACAGATCAAATAGTTGATAATATAATgtattttagttttaataatatagataatTATAAGAATTTACCAATTCGTTTTACATTAATCGATCCAAGAACATTACAAGATAGTGACTTCTATAATGGAATTAACTTTGAAGTATTTAATACTTTAAATTCAGTTTACAGCTTTGCAATTTGGGATGAAATCAATTCaagattttatattaaatttaaaataccaGCAAATACATCACCAGGTGTTTTAGATTGGATGTTGGTATTTAATAAAGAGAATCATTTTCTTAATACTCAATTACCTGATGAATACCAATTAAGAATTGATAATACAAAATTCGATAGTTATGGTCCAATAGTTACAATTATAGTTAAATATCAAGATCATAGCTTGACAACAACACTAGGATGgttatttacaattgaagATGAAATTAATGGTTTCAAAGATGGATATGTTACTATTAGAGGTTCAGTAGATAGttcattatataattatacatTGGAATTAAGTGATATGGTAGTTGGTAGCGGTGATAAATGGAAAGGAGATTATATAATAAGTATACCATATATTTTAAACGATTTTGTATTTCAAAATTACGAAATTTATTATGCAGTTCTCATTGATTCATTTggtaatagaaataaatattataaacgTCAAacaaattttgatttaaatccaCCAAATTACAAGGACTCAAGTGCGAAtccatttattaattatcttAATGATATGTCAATATTACAAGTTTCAACATTAAATATGTGTAATCAAATTGATTCACCACTACCAGAGTTAAAAAGATTTTGGGTATCAAGATCATCTATTGATGTTGGGTCATTAGATAGATTAATAACGTTTGATTTTGATGCACATGATTTAGACGGTTTAAAAGATGACCAATATCCAATAGTTTATATAACAGATATGAATTCAAGAATTCATGAATGTATATCAACCATTGTTACAAAGAATAGAACAGATATTGAATACACATGCACAATGGAAGTACCAATTGGATTTTCACACTGCAACCAACTATTCTATCAAATACTTTTACTATTTTCCcaaaagtttattattttaattactCGGTACCAACTCCAactccaacaccaacacccaCTCAAACTCAAACTTCAACTCCAACTtaaacaccaacaccaactaaTAAACCTCAAATTTGTTTAG